Within Runella rosea, the genomic segment GACGATTGTACTGCTAGACCGGATTATGGAAGAGCGGGGCGCAAAAAACATGTTAGAGATTTGGCCCAATTTTGAGGTTTTTATCCACGGAGCAGTTGCCTTTCAGCCGTATCGGGAGTTGTTTATGAAGAAATATTTCCCGAGCGACAAGGTGACGTATATGGAAACCTACAATGCGTCTGAAGGTTTTTTTGCGCTTCAGGATGACTTGGCCCACCCGGGCGAAATGCTGCTGATGCTTGATTACGGGATTTTTTATGAATTTGTACCCGTAGAGGAGTGGGATAAACCGCATCCGCGTGCGTTGACCCTCGAAGAAGTAGAATTAGATAAAAACTACGCTTTGATTATCTCTACCAACAGTGGACTGTGGCGGTATCAGATTGGCGACACCATTAAATTTACCTCCAAAAGCCCGTTCAGAATCAAAATAAGCGGTCGTACCAAGCATTTTATCAACGCCTTTGGGGAAGAACTCATCATCGAAAATGCAGATTCGGCTATCACGTACGCTTGTGAGCAAACGGGAGCTGTCATCAACGATTATACCGCTGGACCCGTCTATATGAACGACGGCACGAAAGGGCGTCATGAGTGGATTATCGAATTCAGCCGGATGCCTTCCAACTGGGAGGAATTTTGTGCATTGCTGGATTCTCGTCTGCGTGAGTCAAATTCGGATTATGATGCCAAACGCTATATGGATTTGGCGTTATTGACACCTTTGGTTCACAGCGTACCTTCAGGAACGTTCTATCAATGGATGGGAAAACGCGGTAAATTGGGCGGTCAAAACAAAGTGCCGCGCCTGAGTAACTCTCGCGAATACCTCGAAGGGATTCTGGAAATGATTTATGAAACTCCGTAGGGGTGGCCTTGCCTCCGCCCTACGTACGCTAACACATTATTTCAAACCGAAAAATGTAAAATTAAAATAAGGGGTAGGGGGGCGCTCGCCGTCCAGTACAGAAACAAAAAAAGGCATAGCTGAAACGAAAAATAACCGCTTATGTAAATGTTTCAACAAAACGCTTAGATTTGGACAAACTTTGCATCCGTTAACTAAAATGTACACATTACCATGTCAAAAACCACAATAATTGTCGTCGTTGTTATTCTTCTTTTTGGTGCCTACGGTTGTAGTACCTACAATGGCCTCGTGGGTAAAGATGAAACCGTCAACAGTGCCTGGGCTAAAGTTCAGACGCAATATCAACGTCGTGCTGATTTGATTCCTAACTTGGTCAATACCGTAAAAGGAGCCGCAGATTTTGAAAAAAGTACCCTTTCTGCCGTGATGGAAGCCCGCTCAAAGGCTACTTCCATCAACCTGACTGCTGATCAGCTTACTCCCGAAAATATTCAGAAATTTCAGGCTGCTCAAGACCAATTGAGTGGAACGCTGTCGCGCCTTTTGGCCGTTTCCGAAAATTATCCCAATCTGAAAGCAAATCAAAACTTTCTGGATTTGCAGGCGCAGTTGGAAGGTACAGAAAACCGCATCAGCATAGCCCGTAATGATTTCAATGATGTAGTGAAAGAATACAACCAATCGGTTCGTACTTTCCCCGCTGCGTTGTTTGCTGGTATGTTTGGATTCCAGCAAAAAGGCTATTTTGAGGCTTCACAATCCTCGCAAACAGCCCCAACGGTAAAATTCTAACCGGTAACTGGTAGAGAGCAATGAGTATTGAGTAGAAAAAATATACTTAATACTCATTGTTATCTATTCAATACTTAATCATGCAAAACCTCCCTTTTTCC encodes:
- a CDS encoding GH3 auxin-responsive promoter family protein; the protein is MKRRAERIEHFKAHPIEVQHQVFHELIEAARYTDWGIKYRYDSIQNIKQYQERVPISTYEDFYPSIERVLRGEQNVLWPSDVEWFSKSSGTTNSRSKYLPITPESLEDCHYRGGKDVMTLYAQNRPNSLVFEGKGLSIGGSLHANPFHEEGGMVGDVSAVIMRNLPTWAEYLRTPPIEVALMDKWEEKLVKMADLCAQENVTSILGVPTWTIVLLDRIMEERGAKNMLEIWPNFEVFIHGAVAFQPYRELFMKKYFPSDKVTYMETYNASEGFFALQDDLAHPGEMLLMLDYGIFYEFVPVEEWDKPHPRALTLEEVELDKNYALIISTNSGLWRYQIGDTIKFTSKSPFRIKISGRTKHFINAFGEELIIENADSAITYACEQTGAVINDYTAGPVYMNDGTKGRHEWIIEFSRMPSNWEEFCALLDSRLRESNSDYDAKRYMDLALLTPLVHSVPSGTFYQWMGKRGKLGGQNKVPRLSNSREYLEGILEMIYETP
- a CDS encoding LemA family protein, with amino-acid sequence MSKTTIIVVVVILLFGAYGCSTYNGLVGKDETVNSAWAKVQTQYQRRADLIPNLVNTVKGAADFEKSTLSAVMEARSKATSINLTADQLTPENIQKFQAAQDQLSGTLSRLLAVSENYPNLKANQNFLDLQAQLEGTENRISIARNDFNDVVKEYNQSVRTFPAALFAGMFGFQQKGYFEASQSSQTAPTVKF